DNA from Candidatus Cloacimonas acidaminovorans str. Evry:
TCAGATAGGATATTTGCAGCAATTAAACGAATATCAAAAGATAATGCCAAATCCTGGAATATAGAAGCTATAGAATATATGAATGAACGTGGATGGCTTACGGAATGGGAGTATGGGTTTTGCATAAACACAATGAAGAAAAGAGTGCTATCAGAAAGACAGTTGAAATCCAGGGTAGATATAAATCAAAAACTTCTAAGGAAACCGAAAAATCAATTATCTCATAGAGGCACTAGTGATTAAATATAAGAGCTACGAAGATTATAAGGAAACTGGAATCACTTGGTTGACAATGGTGCCAAAACATTGGGAGATTTTAAGAACAGATTCTGTGACAGTCTATATCAGAAACCAGATAAATCCTGATGAAATCAAATCAGAGTTTGTTTTTCATTATTCTATCCCCGCTGTTCAAGAAACTGGAACTGGACAATATGATCTTACTGAAGAGGTCGGAAGTGCAAAGCAGCTTATCACTAAAAAGTCAGTACTAATCTCAAAACTGAACCCTCGTAAGGCTACAATCTGTATTGCAGAGCCGAAGGATGAGATCACCATCTGTTCATCCGAATTCATTGCAATGGAAGCAAAAAAATGTGATCTTAAATATCTGTTTTATCTCATGAACAGCGAGATGAACAGACAACGGCTTGATGCCAAGGTGCAGTCAGTTACACGAAGCCATCAGAGAGTTTATCCATCAGATATCTACAGATTCTGGACAGCTCTTCCATCGACCACGGAACAACAAGCAATCGCTTCCTTTCTCGACAGGGAGACGGCTCGGATAGATGCTTTGATCCAGAAGAAAGAGCGGATGATAGAACTGCTGAAAGAAAAACGCATCGCCCTCATCACCCAAGCCGTAACCAAAGGACTTGACCCTAATGTACCCATGAAGGACTCCGGGATAGAGTGGTTAGGTGAAGTGCCGGAACATTGGACTGTGTTAAAGTTCAAAAATATCGGTAGTTTTCAGGGTGGTGCAGGCTTCCCTGATGATGAGCAGGGTTTAGAGGATGAAGAAATTCCATTTTATAAAGTATCTGACATGAACCTGCCAGGTAACGAAACCTATATGTGCCAACATAACAACTCAGTTAGCAGAGAAACAGCGCTGAAGCTGAGGGCTTCTATACTTAGAAAGAATACTATTGTGTTTGCAAAAGTTGGAGCTGCATTATTATTAAACAGACGAAGAATTATAACTAAAGACTCTTGTATTGATAACAACATGATGGGCTTCTCCACAACTCATTGCGATGTAATGTGGTGCTATTTCTTTCTTTTCCAACTAGATCTTGGTAAATTGGTAAATCCTGGAGCTGTTCCATCTGTCAACGAATCGCAAATGAGTAACATCCCCGTTTGTGTTCCACCGACTCAAGAGCAGAAGCAGATAGGAGATTATCTGGTTACTGAAACTACAAAGATAAATAAGATGATAGACAAGGTAAACGCATCAATAATCCAATTGTCAGAATACCGCGCATCCCTCATCCACCACGCTGTCACCGGTAAAATAGATTTGCGAGGACATGATGCACACGCACAATGAACAATCCTTCGAATCCTATATTGAGTCCGTCATGCAAGATGGATGGACAAGCGTAGCCAATACAGCCTTTGACGTAGGCAATGCCCTCTTTGCGGAGCAAACTATAGACTTTATTAAGCAGAGTCAGCCCACCCTCTGGGCAGAACTGGCCAAGCTGAACGGCGATCTCTTGCCCGGGCAGATTATTAAAGCTCTGGTCAAAGAGCGTAATCTCAAGGGCACCCTGCACATCCTGCGGCACGGCTTCAAGTTTCAGGGTAATACTCTCAAGCTGGCTTACTACCGTCCGGCGCACAGCCTCAGCAAGGAAGCCGAAGCTCTTTACCAATGCAACACTTTTCAAGTATGCCGTCAGGTCTTTTACCATCCCGACAAGCAGCAGTCCATCGATATGGTGCTAGCAATCAATGGCATCCCGGTTGCTACCCTCGAGCTCAAAAATCCCGGCACCGGGCAGAATGTAAAGCATGCCATAAAGCAATACCAGAATGACAGAGACCCTTCTGCACCCCTTTTGAGCTTCAAAACGGGGGCACTGGTACACTTTGCTGTGGATACCGATGAAGTATATATGACTACTCACTTGATGAAGCAGAAGACATCCTTTTTGCCCTTCAACCGGGGCAGTAACCCTCAAAGTGTGGATTGCGGTAAAGGGAATCCAATCCATCCTTCTGGGCACAGAACCGCTTATCTCTGGGAAGATGTGCTTCAGCCGGACAGCTTGCTGGAGATTGTGGGCAGCTTTATCTTTATCGAGAATGCGGGCAAGAAGGACGAACATATCATCTTTCCTCGCTACCATCAGTTAGACTCCGTACGCCGGCTCTTGGCGCAGGTTAAAAGCGATCAGACGGGCAAGAACTACCTGATCCAGCACAGCGCTGGAAGTGGTAAGACCAATAGCATATCTTGGCTGGCGCACCGCCTAGCAAACCTGCACACTGATCAAGACAAATTGATTTTTGACTGTGTGATCGTGATCACGGATAGGGTAGTGCTGGATAGGCAATTACAGGATGCCATTTACCAGATAGAGCATGCCATGGGCGTGGTTGCCCCCATTAAAGAAGGTAGCCAACAGCTTGCCAATGCCTTGGTGGACGGTACCAAGATCGTGATCACTACCCTGCAAAAGTTTCCCTTTATCTTGAGAGGACTTTTGCGGATAGCTGGAGCCAAGGACACTGACATGCCGGATGAAGCGGCTCTACTTAAATCCAAAGCATGGCAAAAGAAGATAGCGGGCAGGAAGTATGCCATCATAGTGGATGAGGCGCACAGCAGCCAAACCGGGGAGGCAGCACGGGACATGAAACAGATATTAGGTGATAAAGCAGTAAGAACTGAAGATGTTGAGGATTGGCAGGATGAACTGAACCTGGTGATGGAGTCCAGAGGACAACAACCCAATCTCAGCTTCTTTGCCTTCACAGCCACGCCCAAGGGCAAGACACTGGAACTCTTTGGCACCCACGGCAAGGCCTTCCACAATTACAGCATGCGCCAAGCTATTGAAGAGGGATTTATTCTTGACGTGCTGCAGCGTTACACCACCTACAGCACCTATTTCAAAATGATCAAAAAGACTGCGGATGATCCCAGTATGCCGGCCAAAAAGGCAGCCAAAAAACTATGCAAGTTCATGCGCTTGCATCCCCGCAATGTGAGCCAGAAGACAGAGATCATCATTGAGCATTTCCGCAGTTGTATAATGCCCCTGATCGGAAGAAAAGCCAAGGCAATGGTTGTTACGGACAGCCGTTTACAAGCCGTGCGTTATATGCTGGCTTTTCAGAAATACATAGGGGAAAATCATTATACCGATGTGCATCCTTTGGTGGCATTTAGCGGAACTGTGATCGATCCTGAAACTGAGTTGGAATACACTGAGCCAGGGATGAATATCGACTATAAGAATGGCAGACATATTTCTGAAACGCAGCTAAAAGACCGCTTTGGCAGTGAGGACTATCAGATCCTATTGGTGGCGAATAAATACCAGACTGGGTACGATCAACCCCAACTCTGTGCCATGTATGTGGATAAGCGTTTGGATGGAGTGCAGGCAGTGCAGACCTTATCACGTTTAAACAGGATCTATCCTGGCAAAGAAGCACCCTTTGTGCTGGATTTTGTAAATAAAGCTGAGGATATCCTGGCAGCCTTTAAGCCCTATTATACGGTGACAGAACTGGAATCAGAATCCGATCCTACGCATCTAGAAGAGATTAAGCACGAGCTGAACCAGATGCAGATTTACGATTGGAAGGAAGTGGAGGACTTTGCAAAGATATTCTACAAACCTTTGGGCGAACAAAAACGAGGAGATCACGCTGCTCTTCAGAAGCATCTCCAGAGTGCCGTGGAGCGCTACAAACAGCTTGAGAGTGATGAGGACAGGGATAAGTTCCATGACAAGCTTAAGGCTTATGTGCGGCTTTATGCCTTTGTTACTCAACTAATCAATTACACTGATCAAGAGCAGGAAATGCTCTATAGCTTTGGCAGGTTTCTGTTGCCGCACATCCACCCCAGTGACAGCCGGGATGCTTATCCGGAAAAAGATGTGGAACTACAGTATTATCGCTTGCAGAAGGTGATGGAAGGCTCTATCGACCTTTCCGAGGGCGAGGAAGTCAAGGTCAAATCCCCCACTGATACAGGCACTCGTAAAGCTAAGGAAGAGGATAAACCCTTATCCGAGATAATCGAAACCTTGAACGAACGCTTTGGCACGGATTTTAGCGAAGCAGACCGGCTTTTCTTTGAACAAATCAAAGAGACAGCCTTGCAGGATGAAAGCGTGCTCAAGACCGCAGCAGCCAATCCTCTGGATAAGTTTGAACTGGGTATTGAGCAGATCATCAAAGACCTGATGATGAACCGGCTGAAGGAGAACGATAAAATCGTAAGCCGGTATATGGATGATGAGAAGTTTCAGAAGGTGATTTTTAATCTGTTATCAAAAGAACTTTTTAATGATATTAACGGGGATTATAATGCTAAAAGATAACAAGCATATAATCTTATTGACATTTTACTTGTTTAGAAAGATTAAGTTCTGATGCATAGAATTGTTGTTATTGGTTTCTACAAAGTTGACCTCATGCATGAGATATCTAGGCATATTTTGTTATATGAGATAGTAAAAAATAAGTAGTTTAGTTAGTTAATAGTAGGAAATGAAATGCCACGAGAGTACGCTCAGATTACTCCATCCGTTATTAGATGGGCGCGTGAGAAAGCAAAGTTAACCATCGATCAGGCTGCCGAAAAACTAGGTAGAACTCCAACTGATATTCAAAAATGGGAGAACGGAGAAGCTCTACCCACATTAGCGCAAGCTAGGTCAGCAGCGAAACTCTACGGTCGGGCTTTTGCTGTTTTTTATCTTCCCTCTCCACCAGATGATTTTGAACCCCTCAGGGACTTCCGTATGAACCAAGACAGTATTATATCGTCAAAAAGCTTATTGTTCATACGTCAAATCCAATGGAAGGCAGAATGGTTAGCTGAATTTTTAGTATCAGAGGGATCACAAAAATTAGATTTTGTTGGTAGATACGATATAAACTCACCTATTGAAGACGTGGCATCCAATATCATTGAAACATTAGATATCTCATTATCAGACCATAGAGCCACCAGAAGTCCTTCGAAAGCACTTTCTTTATGGATTAATAAATCTGAAAACTGCGGTATTAACATTGTTAGAGATAGCTCCATTAATAGTGATGAATTTAGAGGGTTTGTTATTATCAATGATTATGCACCGTTCATTTTTCTCAATTCAAATGACAGCTATTCAAGTAGAGTATTTACTCTTGTTCATGAACTTGTTCATGTATGGATCAACCAACAAGGAATAATAGATCCAATTGTTTGGAATGGAACCTCTGCTGCAAATGCAATAGAAACATTCTGTAATCGTATTGCGCAATCAATACTTATAAAAGAAACCGAGTTGATTGAGCTGTGGGATTCGGAAAACGATACCGCATCAATTATTAAAATATGCCAAGATATATCTTCCTCAATGGTGATAAGCCCTGAGATGGTTGCCAGATGCTTATTAGATAATAAAAGAATATCCCATAATGATTATCAATTAGTCAGAGAAGCCGGTATTGATTTATGGAAAAAGCATAAGGAGAAACAAAGAGAAAGTGATGGAATGGTAAGCCCATCCTTAATGGCAGTATTAAAGAATGGCTATTTGTTCTCCCAGATTGTCTTGAATGCCTACCAAACTGGATTGATATCTGGAAGAGATGCTTCCTCGTTATTAAATTTCAAAGTCAATAATTTCGGTAAGCTGTCGGATAACATCCCCTTAAGGAGTCATTATGCACGGCAATAAACCGAAAGTATATTGCTTGGATTCGAACGCATTAATCGAACCTTGGAACAAGTATTACTCACCAAAAATTTCCAATTATTTCGATATTCTCGAAAGACTCATTATAGAAAACCGAATATTCTGCACTGAAGAGGTAGCACTGGAAATAAAGAAAGGCGATGATCTTTTATACAAGTGGTTGAAAAAGAATGAATCTAATTTCGTCAAAACCATCGATTCTGATGTACAGAAAAAGGTAAGAATAATCCTTTCACAGTTTCCTAATCTAATTGATAGCAAGAAACAAAGATCAATGGCAGACCCTTGGGTAATTGCTCATGCTTGGTCACTTAATGCTGTTGTAGTTACAAAAGAGTACCCAATCGATAATGTGAAAAAACACTGTAAAATACCAGATGTGTGTAAGTTCTATAACATCTGTTGCATGGACGATTGGCAGTTTATAGCTGAGCTTGGAATTACTTTCGTAGCTTCACTATAATCAGTTAATTTTATATTAGACTAGTACTTGTCCTGCACTTCCAATGAAAAGGCGGAAATGGCGTATGTGCACCGGAGACACCAACTGGGTTCATATCTGAGTCGTATTCGATCTGATCGTCCTTAATCCAAGGCGCGAGGGCTTTGATGTATTCCCGGGCATCATCCAGGCTGTTGGACTTGGTATCCAGAGCCATTAGGTTATCCATCACTTCCAGAGCATCGTTTAAGGGATAGACCTTATCTTGGGTAGCCAGAGCCCGGCAGATGTCACTGGTACGATCATCCAGGACCACCACGAGCTTGTAGTATCGGGCTTTGGCTTTCTTGTAGCCCTGCAACCTTCCAAACTCTCTGATTCTGAGAGCGGTATGTTCGGCCAGTCCCTGCCAGTAGTGGGATGAGCGGTTGGCGAGGTCATTGAACTGGTCTTTGAGGGTATCTGCAAGCATCTCTTTGGTGTATCCCTGTTCAATGGCTTTAGAGAGAGTGTCTGCAAAGTTCTGCCGGACATCAGCTTCAAAGTGATTCCCGATCCAGAACATCTGCTGCTTTTGGATAGTAGAGGAGAGATGCTGATCTTCGATACCCCAGAGCCCGATACTGGTCTTGGTAGGGGCTTGCACTTGGGTGTCTCTCAGTCCGAGCCGCACACAGCGGTCTATAATCGCTTTGGTAGGTTCATTGACCAGGGCTGCGAAGTCATCTCCCAACTGGGTATTGATGATGCCCATAAGCTTATCTATTGAGCTCTGGTTGAGTTTCTCAGCTCGGGGCATGTCACTCAGCATTTGAATGGCGAGTCTGGCTGCATCCTTGATCTCGGTCTTCCAGGCATTATTGAGGACCCGGTAGTACTCAAGCATGAGCTTATCATAGTAATTCATCAGAAAGAGAACCTCCGAACCTTAACTCTGTTCCTTCCAATATCGTACTCAGAGAAGCGTTCCAGACAGCCAGCCAGAGCGTCACAGCCATCGATATAGCCATCAGGATAGGTGAGGAATTGGCTGATGAGAGTAGGAGTATCCTGCCCCTCCGGAAACAGCACTTTGGCTGTCTCGATGATGGTCTCGGTTCGTTCTATACGCAGGTTCTTGTTATCTTTATTATCGATCCGCTTTATTCTGTGCGATATTGGTGGCAGATGATTGTCAGTAGCCCACCTGTCGAAGTCAGCGAGAATACGTGCCTGTCCGTAAGTGGTCTCACAGGCTGCTCTGGCTTTCACTCGGTAAGTGCGATCAAGCTCCTGATAGGCATCATAGTAGTATCTGAAGAACTTGGTATTCTCAGTCTGACGTATCCAGACGTGGATCACATAGAAGCGATTACCATCGTAGCCTATGGAAATGATGGCTTTGTAACAGCCCTTCTCTCCCCAGGCAGGATCGGCATAAAGCCAAACCCGCTTCATCTGGGATGGCTCAGGTAGAGATCTATACTTGGTAAACCAGTGGTTCTTGAAGATGTTACCTTCGATTACCGGCTGTCCCAGCATTTCTCTTTGATAACCAGTCATCCCAAACTTAGCTCGTAAGTTTGGCAAAGTGGCAGTAGGGTATTGATCCTCCCAGGTGGACTTGCCCTGCTGATCTTCGAGAGAGAAGCGCAAAATCGTTTTTTGATGCGTTTTCAGGACTGACTGGTATCCTAAGTCCAAATCGGGATTATCAGCCCGCATTTCGCTTAATATGAGTTCCTGAAACTGGCAGATGGCATAGTTGGGATGCACCAGGTTACCGAGCCAGATTATCTTGCCGTTTCCCTCAGGTGAGAGTGCTCCGGCAAGCTCCTGGGTGATCTTCTCCATCCGTCTCCTACCGATGGACTGGTTACCCATGTTCTCTTCTTTATCGATATCATCACAGACGATCAGTCCGGGACGTTTGGCAGTCTTAGGATTGATGGTTCCACGATGGCTCTGCTTGATACTTCTGGCTCTGATCCTTGCCTTGTTCTTGAGATAGAAGTCCAGATCAAAGCTATCCATTGGCTGTAGCTCCGGATAGTCCATTGTGAGCCGCTTATTGTTATGCAGTTCATGAAGGGTAAACGCAGTGCGTTCCTGCGCCAGATCTATGTCTGCGGCGGTATGGATCACATAGCGCTCACCTTTGATGATCATCCAGATCGGATAGACCACTCCCATAAGAACCGTTTTGCCCAGCCCACGAAAACCGGTGATAGCGATGATGCCTGAGTCATTATCAGTCTCATCGAACATAGTCTCGTGCGCTGGGCAAAAAGGTAGGGGGAAGATATGCGGGAAATAGGTATGGCAGAAGAACGAGAAAGCATCCCAACCCTCAGCAGTTGTCTTCCTGATCCTCTCTGCCTTGGCTTCAGGATTATCGTCTATAAAAGGCAAGACGGAGATCGTCTTGGATGCGATCTCCGCCAGTGCTTTGTTATGCCGCTGAATGAACTTCTTAGGCATAACCGGGTAACCCCCAGAAGCCCAGGGGGACGGGCGTCGGGGACCCGGAGGTCGGAGGAACGACCTTGTCGGGCTGTTGGCTTGGAGGATGTAGGTAGGTAGGAAGGTTCAGCGGAGTCGGAGGCAACGG
Protein-coding regions in this window:
- a CDS encoding DUF4411 family protein is translated as MHGNKPKVYCLDSNALIEPWNKYYSPKISNYFDILERLIIENRIFCTEEVALEIKKGDDLLYKWLKKNESNFVKTIDSDVQKKVRIILSQFPNLIDSKKQRSMADPWVIAHAWSLNAVVVTKEYPIDNVKKHCKIPDVCKFYNICCMDDWQFIAELGITFVASL
- a CDS encoding phage minor head protein, translated to MNYYDKLMLEYYRVLNNAWKTEIKDAARLAIQMLSDMPRAEKLNQSSIDKLMGIINTQLGDDFAALVNEPTKAIIDRCVRLGLRDTQVQAPTKTSIGLWGIEDQHLSSTIQKQQMFWIGNHFEADVRQNFADTLSKAIEQGYTKEMLADTLKDQFNDLANRSSHYWQGLAEHTALRIREFGRLQGYKKAKARYYKLVVVLDDRTSDICRALATQDKVYPLNDALEVMDNLMALDTKSNSLDDAREYIKALAPWIKDDQIEYDSDMNPVGVSGAHTPFPPFHWKCRTSTSLI
- a CDS encoding type I restriction endonuclease subunit R; this translates as MMHTHNEQSFESYIESVMQDGWTSVANTAFDVGNALFAEQTIDFIKQSQPTLWAELAKLNGDLLPGQIIKALVKERNLKGTLHILRHGFKFQGNTLKLAYYRPAHSLSKEAEALYQCNTFQVCRQVFYHPDKQQSIDMVLAINGIPVATLELKNPGTGQNVKHAIKQYQNDRDPSAPLLSFKTGALVHFAVDTDEVYMTTHLMKQKTSFLPFNRGSNPQSVDCGKGNPIHPSGHRTAYLWEDVLQPDSLLEIVGSFIFIENAGKKDEHIIFPRYHQLDSVRRLLAQVKSDQTGKNYLIQHSAGSGKTNSISWLAHRLANLHTDQDKLIFDCVIVITDRVVLDRQLQDAIYQIEHAMGVVAPIKEGSQQLANALVDGTKIVITTLQKFPFILRGLLRIAGAKDTDMPDEAALLKSKAWQKKIAGRKYAIIVDEAHSSQTGEAARDMKQILGDKAVRTEDVEDWQDELNLVMESRGQQPNLSFFAFTATPKGKTLELFGTHGKAFHNYSMRQAIEEGFILDVLQRYTTYSTYFKMIKKTADDPSMPAKKAAKKLCKFMRLHPRNVSQKTEIIIEHFRSCIMPLIGRKAKAMVVTDSRLQAVRYMLAFQKYIGENHYTDVHPLVAFSGTVIDPETELEYTEPGMNIDYKNGRHISETQLKDRFGSEDYQILLVANKYQTGYDQPQLCAMYVDKRLDGVQAVQTLSRLNRIYPGKEAPFVLDFVNKAEDILAAFKPYYTVTELESESDPTHLEEIKHELNQMQIYDWKEVEDFAKIFYKPLGEQKRGDHAALQKHLQSAVERYKQLESDEDRDKFHDKLKAYVRLYAFVTQLINYTDQEQEMLYSFGRFLLPHIHPSDSRDAYPEKDVELQYYRLQKVMEGSIDLSEGEEVKVKSPTDTGTRKAKEEDKPLSEIIETLNERFGTDFSEADRLFFEQIKETALQDESVLKTAAANPLDKFELGIEQIIKDLMMNRLKENDKIVSRYMDDEKFQKVIFNLLSKELFNDINGDYNAKR
- a CDS encoding ImmA/IrrE family metallo-endopeptidase translates to MPREYAQITPSVIRWAREKAKLTIDQAAEKLGRTPTDIQKWENGEALPTLAQARSAAKLYGRAFAVFYLPSPPDDFEPLRDFRMNQDSIISSKSLLFIRQIQWKAEWLAEFLVSEGSQKLDFVGRYDINSPIEDVASNIIETLDISLSDHRATRSPSKALSLWINKSENCGINIVRDSSINSDEFRGFVIINDYAPFIFLNSNDSYSSRVFTLVHELVHVWINQQGIIDPIVWNGTSAANAIETFCNRIAQSILIKETELIELWDSENDTASIIKICQDISSSMVISPEMVARCLLDNKRISHNDYQLVREAGIDLWKKHKEKQRESDGMVSPSLMAVLKNGYLFSQIVLNAYQTGLISGRDASSLLNFKVNNFGKLSDNIPLRSHYARQ
- a CDS encoding restriction endonuclease subunit S, producing MIKYKSYEDYKETGITWLTMVPKHWEILRTDSVTVYIRNQINPDEIKSEFVFHYSIPAVQETGTGQYDLTEEVGSAKQLITKKSVLISKLNPRKATICIAEPKDEITICSSEFIAMEAKKCDLKYLFYLMNSEMNRQRLDAKVQSVTRSHQRVYPSDIYRFWTALPSTTEQQAIASFLDRETARIDALIQKKERMIELLKEKRIALITQAVTKGLDPNVPMKDSGIEWLGEVPEHWTVLKFKNIGSFQGGAGFPDDEQGLEDEEIPFYKVSDMNLPGNETYMCQHNNSVSRETALKLRASILRKNTIVFAKVGAALLLNRRRIITKDSCIDNNMMGFSTTHCDVMWCYFFLFQLDLGKLVNPGAVPSVNESQMSNIPVCVPPTQEQKQIGDYLVTETTKINKMIDKVNASIIQLSEYRASLIHHAVTGKIDLRGHDAHAQ